A DNA window from Salvelinus sp. IW2-2015 linkage group LG4q.1:29, ASM291031v2, whole genome shotgun sequence contains the following coding sequences:
- the LOC111961938 gene encoding stonustoxin subunit alpha gives MKMGEEDSELKKIISELKKENSVLKQEASEKQRMDIRTADLYKTINKLRSDLQQKAAETERGNLEDITAGWVEVPALGRPIHPGMLYDCCSESFTPDFLCDSDNKIKGKLSLPFPFTETKVIETDSLQERFRALGLDQPIRTSFLSGLVDVGGAAEYLNHPLLHKGDYVTLHYKRTTRLDQLTSFLLEKVRRPEVIQQQTATHVVMAVTYGTQAFIVCKTNRTWTMSKVINKLKKMIQLLTAEDGAAQLAKSSGLTCTYYGDLETNRGDREITDLCESFPKLLGPSGEKDVPLRVWLCPLKNLYPAAPCVREISEDLQSRVEREMEHYRCTGTRCEEIVKHEWVSKVQDLKDKLINFIDLIQQYLAQLQKLMGRVLVSVRSGVQDEKAVEEEMKGHDLSPFRMEATEQWLDDKQAELKFLESLDSKIRSKMVSIDQLQKVISNSKTDTVVCFTLTSLGETDLYLSSLKQHLDNLQTYSQTRPGHRYQHIQPWFKSEENKERVTTAARAFLDFIKVTKKLKFVATSIPDDSTPGASIRLYQGGRLVNSDYEAVSKPETVKVVDTRQSSVTLRLSPSKTGHTDRFRVEYRPVRPDLFFLHEEKNWRSMTTGENGEAFVISGLERDTQYQIRHRAEDRAGESEFSDITVTETGSGSEPGRPVVQSADRNSVSLTWRRPAEAAEGRPVLHYRLEYREEGQDEWVILLTDGDECVYSLTPTHTSCRVRVCAIYREGDMSEPSKETVIPLAADVTLDPDTAHCELILSDNGRRVTAGKNRKVPNNPQRFDGWSCILGKEGFRSGRHFWHVEVNIEVEASWAVGVTRESAERKGWFSFSPNEGYWCLSKPSCSSTLCVYKTNLPWPSNLKVLDVCVDIEERWVSFYNAVSRSHVYTITDMVFTKGERIYPLFRTYGRDKGLVIQELK, from the exons ATGAAGATGGGGGAAGAAGATTCTGAGCTGAAGAAAATCATCTCTGAGCTGAAGAAGGAGAATTCAGTATTAAAACAAGAGGCAAGTGAGAAACAAcggatggacatcagaactgcTGACCTGTATAAGACCATCAACAAACTCCGCTCAGACCTTCAGCAGAAAGCAGCTGAGACTGAGAGAGGAAACCTGGAGGATATTACAGCTG GCTGGGTGGAGGTGCCAGCTCTGGGACGGCCCATTCACCCTGGAATGCTGTATGACTGTTGCTCTGAGTCCTTCACTCCAG ACTTCTTGTGTGACTCAGACAATAAGATAAAAGGGAAATTATCCCTGCCGTTCCCGTTCACTGAGACCAAGGTAATAGAGACAGACTCTCTGCAGGAGAGGTTCAGAGCTCTGGGACTGGATCAGCCAATCAGAACCAGTTTCCTGTCTGGACTGGTGGATGTGGGAGGAGCTGCAGAGTATCTAAACCATCCTCTCCTGCACAAAGGCGACTATGTGACTCTGCACTACAAGAGAACCACCCGACTGGATCAGCTGACTTCCTTCCTGTTAGAGAAGGTGAGGCGTCCTGAAGTGATTCAGCAGCAAACAGCCACACACGTGGTCATGGCTGTGACATATGGAACTCAGGCCTTCATCGTTTGTAAGACAAACAGAACATGGACCATGAGCAAAGTTATCAATAAACTGAAGAAAATGATCCAACTTCTCACAGCTGAGGACGGAGCTGCTCAACTAGCTAAATCTTCTGGTCTCACCTGTACCTACTACGGAGATCTTGAGACAAATAGAGGTGATAGAGAGATAACTGATCTCTGTGAGTCCTTCCCTAAGCTGCTGGGGCCCAGTGGAGAGAAGGATGTTCCTCTGAGAGTTTGGCTCTGCCCTCTGAAGAACCTGTACCCTGCAGCACCCTGTGTGAGGGAGATCAGTGAAGACCTACAGtccagggtagagagagaaatggaacacTACAGATGCACAGGCACAAGGTGTGAGGAGATAGTAAAGCATGAGTGGGTCAGTAAAGTTCAGGACCTGAAGGATAAATTGATCAATTTTATAGATCTCATTCAACAGTACCTAGCTCAACTGCAGAAACTCATGGGTAGAGTTTTGGTGTCTGTGAGGTCAGGAGTGCAGGACGAGAAAGCTGTTGAAGAAGAGATGAAAGGTCATGATCTGTCCCCGTTCAGAATGGAGGCAACAGAACAGTGGCTGGATGACAAACAGGCTGAGCTGAAGTTCCTTGAATCTCTTGACTCTAAAATCAGATCTAAGATGGTGTCTATAGACCAGCTGCAAAAAGTAATTAGTAATTCAAAGacagacactgtggtgtgttTCACTCTCACCTCTCTGGGTGAAACAGACCTGTATCTCTCATCCCTGAAGCAGCATCTTGACAACCTACAGacatactcacagaccaggcctGGTCACCGCTACCAGCACATTCAACCCTGGTTCAAGTCTGAGGAGAACAAGGAGAGAGTAACAACGGCAGCTAGAGCTTTTCTTGATTTCATTAAGGTCACCAAGAAACTCAAGTTCGTTGCAACCTCCATTCCAGATGATTCTACTCCTGGAGCCTCCATCCGTCTCTACCAGGGAGGCAGGTTAGTGAACTCTGACTATGAAGCTGTGTCAAAGCCTGAGACTGTTAAGGTAGTAGACACACGGCAGAGTAGTGTGACCCTCCGCTTATCCCCGTCAAAGACTGGACACACTGACAGGTTCAGAGTGGAGTACAGACCTGTCAGACCTGACCTGTTTTTTCTCCATGAGGAGAAGAACTGGAGAAGCATGACGACCGGAGAAAATGGGGAAGCCTTTGTGATATCAGGCCTggagagagatacacagtacCAGATCAGACACAGAGCAGAGGACAGGGCAGGAGAGAGTGAGTTCAGTGACATCACTGTGACAGAGACTGGGTCAGGGTCTGAGCCTGGGCGTCCGGTAGTCCAGTCAGCCGACAGAAACTCGGTCAGTCTGACCTGGAGAAGACCAGCGGAGGCTGCAGAGGGACGGCCTGTGCTCCACTACAGACTGGAgtacagagaggagggacaggacGAGTGGGTCATACTGCTAACAGACGGGGACGAGTGTGTGTACTccctaacacccacacacacctcttgCAGAGTCAGAGTGTGTGCCATCTATAGAGAGGGAGACATGAGTGAACCCAGCAAGGAAACAGTCATCCCACTGGCAG CTGATGTGACTCTGGACCCTGATACAGCTCACTGTGAGTTGATCCTGTCTGATAATGGGAGGAGAGTGACAGCAGGAAAAAATAGGAAGGTTCCTAATAATCCACAGAGATTTGATGGGTGGTCCTGTATCCTGGGGAAGGAGGGCTTCCGCTCAGGACGACACTTCTGGCACGTGGAGGTGAATATTGAGGTGGAGGCAAGTTGGGCTGTAGGAGTGACCAGGGAGTCTGCTGAAAGGAAAGGatggttctctttctctccaaatGAAGGTTACTGGTGTCTAAGTAAACCTTCTTGTAGTTCCACCCTGTGTGTCTACAAGACCAACCTCCCCTGGCCCTCTAACCTCAAagtgttggatgtgtgtgtggatattgAGGAGAGGTGGGTCTCCTTCTACAACGCCGTGTCCAGGAGTCACGTCTACACCATCACTGACATGGTCTTCACTAAGGGAGAGAGGATCTACCCACTGTTTAGAACTTATGGAAGAGATAAAGGCCTTGTGATCCAGGAGCTGAAATAG